In Nyctibius grandis isolate bNycGra1 chromosome 6, bNycGra1.pri, whole genome shotgun sequence, a single genomic region encodes these proteins:
- the C6H4orf33 gene encoding UPF0462 protein C4orf33 homolog, whose product MSGSYMKMKFTVIHTWDGLPVSHEPVTIELKSDNAGLLMEVNAPFFNDPPAPPGEPGKPFSRLWDYEVVEAFFLSDRTEQYLEVELCPHGQHLLLLLSGKRRVWKEELPLEFEVTRMKTKWEGIAHLPWNYFPPCTNKFNAFAIHGSGEERKYEALHPVPRHELQEGQKPDFHRLEFFKDLNLKGLMGEDWKQPESDIWKSLTN is encoded by the exons TATATGAAGATGAAATTTACAGTTATACACACATGGGATGGTTTACCTGTGAGCCATGAGCCAGTAACAATTGAGCTGAAGTCGGACAATGCAGGACTGCTAATGGAAGTTAATGCTCCCTTCTTTAATGACCCTCCAGCACCACCTGGAGAGCCAGGGAAACCTTTTAGTAGGCTGTGGGACTATGAGG ttgtagAAGCATTTTTCCTGAGTGACAGAACTGAACAGTATTTAGAAGTTGAACTTTGTCC CCATGGACAACacttgttgctgctgctttctggcaAAAGAAGAGTATGGAAA gAAGAACTTCCTTTAGAATTTGAGGTGACCAGAATGAAAACCAAATGGGAGGGTATAGCTCATCTTCCTTGGAATTATTTTCCACCATGCACTAACAAGTTCAATGCATTTGCAATTCATGGctcaggagaagagagaaaatatgaagCGCTTCATCCTGTGCCTCGACATGAACTACAGGAAGGACAGAAACCAGATTT TCATCGCCTGGAATTTTTCAAAGATTTGAACCTGAAAGGACTAATGGGAGAAGACTGGAAGCAGCCTGAATCAGATATATGGAAGTCTCTCACTAATTAA